From the Lancefieldella sp. Marseille-Q7238 genome, one window contains:
- the rimO gene encoding 30S ribosomal protein S12 methylthiotransferase RimO: MVSPSSTSTIARGKNVLFVTLGCAKNEVDTDRMRALLLAHGYSETTDSETADVAIVNTCSFLASATEESIETTLQIAEEASAGVRELPIVMCGCVPSRYGSQLPEQLPEVAAFVRADEEDGIVGVVSEVLGVSLASPSVIAAHGMLRTIEGASAYVKISDGCDRFCAFCAIPYIRGRYHSRSADEILSEVASLMKGGVREIILIGQDTGIWGNDLGKTADGETLTLAWLMRQVAQVVHPYGGWVRVLYLQPEGMTDNLIATIRDTPECLPYIDIPIQHCNERVLASMGRSGSADELRVLFDRLRSEIPNMVLRTTGMCGFPGETEEESDELYDFIQEQEFDYTSVFTYSPEEGTKGAHMPNQVPNEVKMERTQRLIDLVEELGFAATARHVGERCEVIIDGVEESDGITELIGHAWFQAPDSDGAVHIAEGEARVGDIVLCDLVDSFCYEIIGEIVDEKNV, from the coding sequence ATGGTCAGCCCCTCCAGTACGTCAACTATCGCTAGGGGCAAAAACGTCCTGTTTGTTACGTTGGGATGTGCGAAAAACGAAGTTGACACAGACCGCATGAGGGCGCTGCTTTTGGCGCACGGCTACAGTGAGACTACCGATTCTGAAACTGCCGACGTCGCCATCGTGAATACCTGTTCTTTTTTAGCGTCCGCTACGGAAGAGTCCATTGAGACTACGCTGCAGATTGCTGAGGAGGCTTCTGCAGGTGTGCGCGAGCTTCCCATTGTGATGTGTGGCTGCGTGCCATCTCGTTACGGCTCTCAGCTGCCAGAACAGCTGCCGGAAGTCGCCGCCTTTGTCCGCGCTGACGAAGAAGACGGTATTGTCGGCGTGGTGTCTGAAGTTCTAGGGGTCAGCCTTGCTTCTCCGTCTGTTATCGCGGCCCATGGGATGCTGCGTACTATTGAGGGAGCCAGCGCGTACGTCAAGATTTCAGACGGATGCGACCGCTTCTGCGCGTTTTGTGCCATCCCGTATATCCGCGGTCGCTACCATTCCCGTTCTGCTGACGAGATTCTCTCTGAGGTTGCCTCTTTGATGAAGGGTGGCGTCCGCGAGATTATCCTCATTGGCCAGGATACCGGCATTTGGGGCAATGATCTCGGCAAGACAGCTGACGGTGAAACGCTTACTCTGGCGTGGCTCATGCGTCAGGTTGCTCAAGTGGTGCATCCCTATGGAGGCTGGGTGCGCGTACTCTATCTTCAGCCCGAGGGGATGACCGATAATCTTATCGCCACCATTCGCGATACCCCTGAGTGCCTGCCCTATATCGACATTCCCATACAGCATTGCAATGAGCGCGTCCTTGCGAGCATGGGACGCTCTGGGTCCGCTGATGAGCTGCGCGTTCTTTTTGACCGCTTGCGAAGTGAGATTCCCAATATGGTGCTTCGTACTACGGGCATGTGCGGTTTTCCCGGCGAGACAGAAGAAGAGTCTGATGAGCTGTATGACTTCATCCAGGAACAGGAATTTGACTATACGTCAGTCTTCACGTACTCTCCGGAGGAAGGGACCAAGGGCGCTCATATGCCCAATCAGGTTCCAAACGAGGTCAAAATGGAGCGCACCCAGCGCCTTATCGATTTGGTAGAGGAGCTTGGGTTTGCGGCAACCGCTCGTCATGTTGGCGAGCGCTGCGAGGTCATTATTGACGGTGTTGAGGAGTCTGATGGCATAACGGAGCTTATCGGCCATGCGTGGTTCCAGGCGCCCGATTCTGACGGAGCCGTGCACATTGCCGAGGGCGAGGCCCGTGTGGGCGATATTGTCCTTTGCGACCTTGTTGATTCGTTTTGCTATGAGATTATCGGCGAGATAGTTGACGAGAAGAACGTCTAG
- the pgsA gene encoding CDP-diacylglycerol--glycerol-3-phosphate 3-phosphatidyltransferase, with protein MPKKSIWTPANIVTCARVALVPLWLLSAQLLGRPAASVGEGLAISCGPALVFFGYVIISLTDKLDGYLARSRNEVTTFGKFLDPIADKLAVVVALCVLLEWHMVSPWVLFVIVAREFLVSGLRMVVASAGTVIAASNLGKWKTATTMVAICGLLFLPVISAGPVQDALSLLFTVLMWIAVLLTAWSGIDYFMKSWSIIAKEA; from the coding sequence GTGCCTAAAAAAAGCATTTGGACACCGGCAAATATTGTGACCTGCGCTCGAGTGGCGCTTGTGCCCTTGTGGCTTTTGTCGGCGCAGCTTTTAGGACGGCCTGCTGCCTCAGTCGGGGAGGGGCTTGCGATATCCTGCGGTCCGGCTCTGGTATTTTTCGGATATGTGATTATCTCACTTACTGACAAGCTGGACGGATATCTGGCCCGGAGCCGCAATGAGGTTACTACCTTTGGCAAGTTTTTGGATCCGATTGCTGACAAGCTTGCCGTTGTTGTCGCCCTCTGCGTGCTGCTTGAGTGGCATATGGTCTCTCCTTGGGTTTTGTTTGTCATCGTTGCCCGCGAGTTTTTGGTATCGGGGCTTCGCATGGTAGTGGCCTCCGCCGGTACGGTCATCGCGGCGTCCAATCTCGGTAAGTGGAAGACCGCTACCACTATGGTTGCCATTTGCGGTTTGCTGTTTTTACCGGTCATTTCCGCGGGACCCGTTCAAGACGCGCTCAGCCTTCTCTTTACTGTTCTTATGTGGATTGCCGTGCTCTTGACCGCGTGGAGCGGCATTGACTATTTCATGAAATCTTGGTCTATCATCGCAAAAGAGGCGTAA
- a CDS encoding CinA family protein, protein MQTTCCDKELYEAAARVIREAAAAHVTLATAESCTGGLVAGALTAVPGSSEVFLGSVVSYAIEVKQKVLGVSEEIFAVPELGAVSEPCAQQMAQGVRRTIGSELAVSTTGIAGPGGSEPGKPVGTVWFGVASAHGVHAGVKHFDGSRDDVRREAVLYALQLFHEEIVKK, encoded by the coding sequence ATGCAGACAACCTGCTGTGACAAGGAACTCTATGAGGCTGCGGCGCGTGTTATTCGCGAGGCGGCCGCTGCCCATGTAACACTAGCGACAGCAGAGTCATGCACAGGAGGTCTTGTCGCAGGAGCGCTTACTGCCGTGCCGGGTTCTTCTGAAGTCTTTCTCGGCTCCGTGGTGAGCTATGCCATTGAGGTGAAGCAGAAGGTGCTGGGCGTCTCCGAAGAGATTTTTGCCGTGCCGGAGTTGGGAGCTGTGTCGGAGCCGTGCGCTCAGCAGATGGCACAGGGAGTTCGTCGTACGATTGGCTCAGAGCTCGCTGTTTCTACTACGGGAATTGCAGGACCAGGGGGAAGTGAACCCGGAAAACCGGTGGGTACCGTTTGGTTTGGAGTCGCGAGCGCGCATGGAGTTCACGCAGGAGTAAAACATTTTGACGGGTCTCGCGATGACGTGCGCCGAGAGGCTGTGCTCTACGCGTTGCAACTGTTTCATGAGGAAATTGTGAAGAAGTAA
- the recA gene encoding recombinase RecA — protein sequence MAKRQVTREIKPRTTGEEREHVLETTTSEIEKKFGKGAIMRLGDGGPSFDIQSIPTGSIALDAALGIGGVPRGRIIEIYGPESSGKTTLSLEILAEAQALGGVVAFIDAEHALDPGYAARIGVDIDEVLISQPDTGEQALEICDMLVRSGAIDVVVIDSVAALVPRAEIEGEIGDSSVGLQARLMSQALRKLAGSLSKSNTTCIFINQLREKIGVMFGNPETTSGGRALKFFSSVRMDIRRVDSIKVNGDVVGNRVRVKVVKNKVAPPFKQAEFDIMYGKGISKEGSILDMAVDEEIVNKSGSWFTYEGERLGQGREAAKEFLLENPQLMDEIDHKVRLAAGLIENNDEAVGIPVALQNTEDAK from the coding sequence ATGGCAAAAAGGCAGGTCACTCGCGAGATTAAACCCCGCACTACTGGTGAAGAACGTGAACATGTTCTTGAGACAACTACCTCAGAAATAGAAAAGAAATTTGGCAAGGGCGCTATTATGCGTCTGGGAGACGGTGGACCTTCCTTTGATATCCAGTCAATCCCAACTGGCTCTATCGCGCTTGACGCAGCTCTTGGCATCGGTGGCGTTCCGCGCGGTCGTATTATTGAAATTTACGGCCCGGAATCTTCCGGCAAGACAACCCTCTCTCTTGAAATTCTCGCTGAGGCGCAAGCACTTGGTGGAGTCGTGGCATTTATAGACGCGGAACACGCCCTTGATCCGGGCTATGCTGCTCGGATTGGCGTTGACATTGATGAAGTGTTAATCTCTCAGCCTGATACCGGTGAGCAGGCCCTTGAGATTTGCGACATGCTGGTGCGTTCGGGCGCTATTGACGTCGTCGTTATTGATTCAGTAGCCGCCCTCGTGCCCCGTGCGGAGATTGAAGGGGAGATTGGTGATTCCAGCGTTGGCCTTCAGGCTCGCCTTATGAGCCAGGCGCTCCGAAAGCTTGCGGGATCGCTTTCTAAATCAAACACTACATGCATATTTATCAATCAGCTTCGCGAGAAAATCGGCGTCATGTTCGGTAACCCTGAAACCACTTCGGGTGGCCGTGCTCTGAAGTTCTTCTCGTCTGTGCGCATGGATATTCGCCGTGTCGATAGCATTAAGGTGAATGGTGATGTTGTTGGCAACCGAGTCCGCGTGAAAGTAGTTAAAAATAAGGTTGCCCCTCCATTTAAGCAGGCGGAGTTTGACATTATGTACGGAAAGGGCATATCAAAAGAAGGCTCTATTCTTGACATGGCAGTTGATGAGGAGATTGTTAATAAGTCAGGATCATGGTTTACCTATGAAGGGGAGCGGCTTGGACAGGGCCGTGAAGCAGCTAAAGAGTTTTTGCTTGAAAATCCCCAACTTATGGATGAGATTGATCATAAAGTGCGCCTTGCTGCGGGTTTAATCGAAAACAATGACGAAGCGGTTGGTATTCCGGTTGCTCTGCAAAATACCGAGGATGCTAAATAG
- a CDS encoding regulatory protein RecX, protein MYELTRIQESLIRSRIETLICRRDYSSYALREKLRLDGYFSSVVKESVERAVEVGLVDDARYADSYARAKVSQGWGVIRIERELERKGLSTSLLEGWPQSYLSVASQKEKALSLARRKRLTGKNDYERIVRFLASKGYSFELCSSTAKQVLAESAQAKT, encoded by the coding sequence ATGTATGAGCTTACGCGGATACAAGAGAGCCTCATTCGCAGCCGTATTGAGACGCTGATTTGCCGCCGCGATTATTCGTCTTACGCACTGAGGGAGAAGCTCAGACTTGATGGGTACTTTTCCTCGGTTGTCAAAGAATCTGTAGAGCGTGCGGTTGAGGTTGGTCTGGTTGATGACGCTAGGTACGCAGATTCCTATGCCCGCGCAAAAGTCTCGCAAGGATGGGGCGTCATACGAATAGAGCGTGAACTTGAGAGAAAGGGGTTGTCAACCTCGTTGCTTGAGGGCTGGCCACAATCATATCTTTCCGTTGCGAGCCAAAAGGAAAAGGCGCTTTCTCTTGCTCGGCGCAAACGCCTAACCGGGAAAAACGATTATGAAAGAATAGTCCGTTTCTTAGCTTCCAAAGGGTATTCGTTTGAACTCTGCTCTTCGACGGCCAAACAGGTGCTTGCGGAAAGCGCTCAGGCAAAGACGTAA
- the rny gene encoding ribonuclease Y — MEIALVGIVCLLVGAAVAYGILAGKSNSRLKIADEQVKQAESNAGRITSEAQRQAETVKKEAILTAKEEVLQLKQNAEAEEKKRKSELRSMENRILQREESLDRRNDVLDKREHQLSSLQGQLDRRKNDLDGLVAQQSVELERIASLSRDEAHDELIERVRSESVRDEAQILRDSEQRVRAQADKTAREIISTAIQRVAADQASEITVTTVHIPSDDLKGRIIGREGRNIRTFEQVSGVSLVIDDTPETVVLSSFDPVRRETARVALENLIADGRIHPARIEELYKKAESLVKERIIEAGEQAAFDCGIHDLHPEIIRTLGALRYRTSYGQNVLAHSVQVAVLCGMMAEELGMDAKPAKRAGLLHDLGKAIDHEVEGPHAVIGAELARRHGERPEIVHAIQAHHADIEPNTVLDVLVMAADAISAARPGARRESAENYIKRLEKLEEISNAHEGVERTYAMQAGRELHVMVEPEKISDAEATVLAHDIAKQIEDEMEYPGQVRVVVIRESRAVDVAK; from the coding sequence ATGGAAATTGCACTCGTAGGCATTGTCTGCCTTTTGGTGGGCGCCGCTGTTGCTTACGGCATTCTTGCCGGTAAAAGCAATTCTCGTTTGAAAATCGCTGATGAGCAGGTAAAGCAAGCTGAATCAAATGCAGGCCGCATTACTTCAGAGGCTCAACGTCAAGCGGAGACCGTCAAAAAAGAAGCAATCCTTACGGCAAAAGAGGAAGTTCTTCAACTGAAGCAGAACGCTGAGGCGGAAGAGAAGAAACGCAAGAGCGAACTTCGTAGCATGGAGAATCGCATCCTTCAGCGCGAGGAATCGCTTGACCGCCGAAATGATGTGCTTGATAAGCGTGAGCATCAGCTTTCCAGTCTTCAGGGTCAGCTTGACCGCCGCAAGAATGATTTGGATGGTCTTGTTGCGCAGCAATCTGTTGAGCTTGAACGCATCGCGTCACTATCCCGTGATGAGGCTCATGATGAGCTTATAGAGCGAGTCCGTTCTGAAAGCGTTCGCGATGAAGCTCAGATTCTGCGTGATTCAGAGCAGAGGGTACGTGCGCAGGCCGATAAAACCGCGCGTGAAATCATTTCAACAGCCATTCAGCGTGTTGCTGCTGACCAGGCGTCTGAGATTACCGTAACTACGGTTCATATTCCGTCTGATGACCTGAAAGGCCGTATCATCGGCCGCGAAGGACGCAACATCCGTACCTTTGAACAAGTTTCCGGTGTCTCTTTGGTGATTGACGACACCCCTGAAACCGTGGTGCTTTCCAGCTTCGATCCCGTTCGTCGCGAGACCGCTCGCGTAGCGCTTGAGAATCTGATTGCTGATGGACGCATTCATCCCGCACGCATTGAAGAGCTCTACAAGAAGGCTGAGAGCCTCGTCAAAGAACGCATTATTGAAGCAGGAGAACAAGCCGCTTTTGACTGCGGTATCCATGACCTGCACCCGGAGATCATCAGAACCCTAGGCGCTCTTCGGTATCGCACCTCATACGGTCAGAATGTACTTGCTCACTCTGTCCAGGTGGCGGTGCTGTGTGGCATGATGGCTGAGGAGCTGGGCATGGATGCAAAGCCGGCAAAGCGAGCCGGTCTTTTGCATGACCTTGGCAAAGCTATCGACCATGAGGTAGAAGGCCCCCACGCTGTCATAGGCGCCGAGCTTGCACGTCGTCACGGCGAGCGTCCGGAGATTGTGCACGCCATCCAAGCGCACCATGCAGATATTGAACCCAATACCGTTCTTGACGTCCTCGTCATGGCTGCTGACGCAATATCCGCAGCTCGTCCCGGCGCACGCCGTGAGTCTGCGGAAAATTACATCAAACGTCTTGAGAAGCTGGAGGAGATTTCCAACGCTCACGAGGGAGTTGAGCGCACCTATGCCATGCAGGCGGGTCGTGAGCTTCATGTCATGGTTGAGCCCGAGAAAATCAGCGATGCTGAGGCTACAGTTCTCGCGCATGATATCGCCAAGCAAATCGAAGATGAGATGGAATATCCCGGCCAGGTTCGCGTTGTCGTCATTCGCGAGTCACGTGCCGTCGATGTTGCAAAGTAA
- a CDS encoding ATP-binding protein, whose product MAEETHLLDFVASMGGERALRIEENLGAGYVRLRVAEAERRQAKHDIRCVEDIVIEMLRNSRDAGARHIYVATTREDNIRSLVVLDDGSGIPLEMQERIFDARVTSKLESVHVDRWGVHGRGMALYSIKENTLSAKVLSSAAGLGASIQIIADTKNLSERADQSSWPHVGVDDDGQKALVRGPHNIVRTCCEFALESKGSCDVFLGSPAEIAATARVRIPQSMSSADLLFIDNLAEVPVLERFRVASDARELCEICATLGLTLSERTAHRILSGQIKPIRSCYARLFHTGEATGPKEIDLLRDRRSLKLSRKDEHEFARLLEKDFSFLSDRYYLSMSNEPKIRVGKGKIVVTFELDPED is encoded by the coding sequence ATGGCTGAAGAAACGCATCTTTTGGATTTTGTTGCCTCTATGGGCGGTGAGCGCGCACTCCGCATCGAGGAGAATCTCGGTGCGGGGTACGTTCGTTTACGCGTAGCCGAAGCCGAACGTCGTCAGGCAAAGCATGACATCCGTTGCGTTGAAGATATTGTCATCGAAATGCTCCGTAATTCTCGCGATGCGGGTGCTCGCCATATCTATGTGGCGACCACACGCGAGGATAACATCCGTTCGCTTGTGGTTTTAGATGATGGCTCCGGCATACCTCTTGAAATGCAGGAGCGCATTTTTGACGCGCGTGTGACCTCAAAGCTTGAAAGCGTTCATGTTGACAGATGGGGCGTTCATGGTCGCGGCATGGCGCTTTATTCCATCAAAGAGAACACCCTTTCAGCAAAAGTTTTGTCTTCCGCGGCTGGTCTGGGCGCTTCAATACAAATCATTGCTGATACAAAAAACCTTTCCGAGAGAGCTGATCAATCCAGCTGGCCCCATGTCGGAGTTGATGATGATGGCCAAAAAGCGCTTGTCCGCGGGCCTCATAACATCGTTCGCACCTGCTGTGAATTTGCACTGGAGTCAAAGGGAAGCTGCGACGTATTTCTCGGTTCGCCGGCAGAAATCGCCGCAACCGCGCGCGTACGCATACCTCAGTCAATGAGTTCTGCTGACCTTCTTTTCATCGACAACCTGGCGGAAGTTCCTGTGTTGGAACGTTTCCGCGTCGCGTCGGACGCGCGGGAGCTTTGCGAGATTTGTGCCACGCTTGGCCTTACGTTGTCAGAGCGTACGGCGCATCGCATTCTGTCAGGTCAAATTAAGCCCATAAGAAGCTGTTATGCCCGCCTTTTTCATACAGGAGAGGCAACCGGGCCAAAAGAGATTGATCTTTTGAGAGACAGACGGAGTCTTAAATTGTCGAGAAAAGACGAACATGAATTTGCACGTCTGCTCGAAAAAGATTTCTCCTTTCTCTCCGATCGCTACTATCTTTCTATGAGCAACGAGCCAAAGATTCGTGTGGGAAAAGGTAAAATCGTAGTCACGTTTGAATTGGATCCGGAAGACTAA
- a CDS encoding stage V sporulation protein S, with protein sequence MGLLKVSSKSSPASVAGAIAGLVKDREPVTLQCIGAGAVNQAIKAIAIARGFLIPTGYDISCAPTFSDIEIAGESRTAIKIVVYVHTLSAAGATFDTSPDILGEKKSYRENPNLHGVI encoded by the coding sequence ATGGGATTGCTAAAAGTCTCGAGCAAGTCATCACCCGCATCGGTCGCGGGCGCCATTGCCGGTTTGGTTAAAGACAGAGAACCGGTAACGCTGCAATGCATTGGCGCCGGTGCGGTGAATCAGGCGATAAAGGCGATTGCAATCGCCAGGGGATTTCTTATCCCGACAGGCTATGACATTTCCTGCGCGCCGACGTTTTCCGATATAGAGATAGCGGGGGAGAGCAGGACGGCTATAAAAATAGTCGTATATGTTCACACCCTCTCTGCGGCCGGAGCTACATTCGACACTTCTCCAGATATTCTCGGCGAGAAAAAAAGTTACAGGGAAAATCCCAATCTACACGGAGTTATCTAG
- the miaB gene encoding tRNA (N6-isopentenyl adenosine(37)-C2)-methylthiotransferase MiaB, with protein sequence MFEASELVGKTYHIKTFGCQMNLHDSERVSGLLDACGCNEVLTTDDADIVVFMTCSVRENADQKLYGQASAMVSAPKPPSGKRIVAIGGCIAQRDGEKLKQHVPAVDVVFGTSALASLPELLVEAFKGHDGQVVVDTQEEGRGFSTELPSHRAQSFHAWVPIMTGCNNFCTYCIVPYVRGRERSRTFEAIVRECERLVGDGVREITLLGQNVNSYGRDLYGKPRFAELLRAVATTGIERLRFTSSNPKDLTDETIAAMKETPAVMPHLHLAVQSGSSRILKRMNRSYTREDYLDVVHRLKKAMPDIAFSTDIIVGFPGETEEDFEQTLSLVKEAEYSSAYTFIYSKRPGTPAAEFEDDTPHEIIQERFDRLASLVAKQAHEANQKDLHTTVSVLVEGTSKRDDHVMVGHSEKNQTVHFSIPNNHSCDEYIGKIVDVFIDEARTWYLRGTLVGDPR encoded by the coding sequence ATGTTTGAAGCCTCTGAGCTTGTTGGCAAGACATACCACATTAAGACATTCGGCTGCCAGATGAACCTTCATGATTCCGAACGCGTCAGCGGTCTTTTAGACGCCTGCGGATGCAATGAAGTTTTGACGACTGACGATGCCGACATCGTAGTTTTTATGACGTGCAGTGTACGCGAGAATGCCGACCAAAAACTGTACGGCCAGGCGTCCGCTATGGTCAGTGCACCTAAACCTCCCTCGGGAAAACGCATTGTCGCCATTGGTGGTTGTATAGCCCAGCGCGATGGCGAAAAGTTGAAACAGCATGTTCCTGCGGTTGACGTTGTTTTTGGTACCAGCGCTCTCGCAAGCCTTCCTGAGCTGCTTGTCGAGGCGTTCAAGGGTCATGACGGACAGGTCGTTGTTGATACTCAAGAGGAGGGCAGGGGCTTCTCGACAGAGCTACCCAGCCATCGCGCCCAGTCCTTCCATGCATGGGTGCCCATCATGACAGGCTGTAATAATTTTTGTACTTATTGCATCGTGCCGTACGTTCGTGGGCGCGAACGGAGTCGTACGTTTGAGGCGATTGTCCGTGAATGTGAACGTCTGGTGGGCGACGGCGTTCGTGAGATTACCCTGCTCGGCCAAAACGTCAATTCCTATGGCCGTGATTTGTACGGAAAGCCCCGCTTTGCTGAATTGCTCCGCGCGGTGGCAACGACGGGAATTGAGCGCCTCCGCTTTACGTCATCAAATCCGAAGGACCTTACGGACGAAACCATTGCGGCCATGAAGGAGACACCTGCCGTGATGCCCCATCTGCATCTGGCGGTTCAAAGCGGTTCTTCTCGAATTTTAAAGCGAATGAACCGAAGCTATACGCGCGAGGATTACCTTGATGTGGTGCATCGTCTCAAGAAAGCTATGCCAGACATTGCTTTCTCAACTGACATCATCGTTGGCTTTCCAGGTGAGACTGAAGAAGACTTTGAACAGACGCTTTCGCTTGTCAAAGAAGCTGAATATTCTTCGGCTTACACCTTTATCTATTCAAAACGGCCAGGAACTCCTGCCGCTGAATTTGAAGATGATACACCGCACGAGATTATTCAGGAGCGCTTTGACCGACTTGCAAGTCTTGTAGCGAAGCAGGCGCATGAGGCCAATCAAAAAGACTTGCATACAACCGTTTCCGTACTAGTTGAAGGCACTTCAAAGCGCGATGATCACGTTATGGTAGGACACAGCGAGAAGAACCAGACGGTTCACTTCAGCATTCCTAACAATCACTCCTGCGATGAGTATATTGGCAAGATTGTTGACGTCTTTATTGATGAAGCCCGTACGTGGTATCTCAGAGGAACGCTAGTAGGCGATCCTAGATGA
- the miaA gene encoding tRNA (adenosine(37)-N6)-dimethylallyltransferase MiaA → MSSLPSVVCIVGPTASGKSALAEIIAQRLETSIVSTDAMQVYKGMDIGTAKVPAEERIVPLLMVDMIDPVWEDYSVQLFQRDARAAIDALLACKKLPVLCGGTGLYLDAVIDEMYFPSGALKTPTRSKYEERAATEGPDVLYRLLQERDQKSAELIHPHNVRRVIRALEMYDEGVSYAKQHMGLRAHTPHYAASLWGLSMNRARLYERIDRRVEQMFAAGFVDEVKRLVEDGFTADSTAGQAIGYREVLSYLAGSCTLKEAVEAVKQHTRRYAKRQLSWLKREGRVTWLDLDTIGMDEAADTVLSGIGEG, encoded by the coding sequence ATGAGCAGTCTTCCCTCGGTAGTCTGCATCGTAGGTCCGACGGCATCGGGAAAGAGCGCTCTTGCCGAAATAATAGCGCAAAGACTTGAGACCTCGATTGTTTCAACTGACGCTATGCAGGTATACAAGGGGATGGATATCGGCACTGCAAAGGTACCAGCTGAAGAGCGTATAGTACCGCTTTTGATGGTGGACATGATTGATCCTGTGTGGGAAGACTATTCAGTTCAGCTTTTTCAGCGTGATGCACGCGCTGCAATAGATGCGCTTTTGGCCTGCAAAAAGCTGCCTGTGCTTTGTGGCGGCACGGGGCTCTATCTTGATGCTGTCATTGATGAGATGTACTTTCCTTCAGGAGCGCTGAAAACGCCGACCCGCTCAAAATACGAGGAACGCGCCGCTACCGAAGGTCCTGATGTGCTCTATCGTCTTCTGCAGGAGCGCGATCAAAAAAGCGCCGAACTGATACATCCTCATAATGTACGGCGTGTGATTCGCGCGCTTGAGATGTACGATGAAGGAGTCTCCTATGCAAAACAGCATATGGGCCTAAGAGCTCACACCCCTCATTATGCAGCGTCTTTATGGGGCCTCTCAATGAATCGCGCGAGATTGTATGAGCGTATTGACCGGCGTGTTGAGCAGATGTTTGCGGCGGGATTTGTGGATGAGGTGAAGCGTCTTGTTGAAGACGGTTTTACGGCGGACAGTACTGCAGGACAAGCCATAGGATATAGAGAAGTACTATCTTACCTTGCAGGTTCCTGTACACTCAAAGAGGCGGTAGAGGCGGTTAAGCAGCATACGCGCCGGTATGCCAAACGTCAGCTCTCATGGCTCAAGCGGGAGGGCCGCGTTACATGGCTTGATTTGGATACGATAGGTATGGATGAGGCCGCAGACACCGTGCTTTCCGGCATTGGAGAGGGCTAG
- the hflX gene encoding GTPase HflX: MSRFKPFSTAPVPERAILVGVDCGRRTWSLDDSMAELMRLAETDGAEVVATLTQKLEAPVPKTFIGTGKATELVSLVRTLNADVVIFDDELSPSQQANLEKLVGEPTKIIDRTALILDIFGTHAKTHEGRLQVQLAQLQYVLPRLRGMWSHLVGEQTRGGIGSRFGQGESQLEVDRRLIRNRIAMLKRELRELEQRRNVQSKLRWDSGVFSVALAGYTNAGKSTLLNKLTDASVYAKDELFATLDPTTRAITLDEGRRITLTDTVGFIQKLPTTLIESFKSTLAEAKAADLILVIVDASDKNRDKEIEVVTSILADIHASAQRQLLVFNKIDLLEHDEILTLKASYPNAVCISAQEAIGLRELLYEITRIASEGDAVISALVPFEKGFLLKMVHERCRVIREQYLAEGLQITVQADERMQAILKPYRND, from the coding sequence ATGAGTCGCTTTAAGCCGTTTTCGACAGCTCCCGTACCAGAGCGCGCGATTCTCGTAGGCGTTGATTGTGGCAGGCGCACTTGGTCTTTGGACGATTCAATGGCCGAACTCATGCGCCTTGCAGAAACTGATGGCGCAGAAGTCGTAGCGACACTTACGCAAAAGCTTGAAGCTCCCGTGCCAAAGACATTCATCGGTACGGGCAAAGCTACAGAACTCGTATCTCTTGTCCGCACCCTTAACGCTGACGTAGTTATCTTTGACGATGAGCTTTCTCCCTCTCAACAGGCAAACCTCGAGAAGCTTGTGGGTGAGCCGACGAAAATAATCGATAGAACCGCGCTGATTCTTGATATTTTTGGTACCCATGCAAAAACACATGAAGGCAGGCTTCAAGTGCAGCTTGCTCAGCTGCAGTACGTTCTTCCACGACTTCGCGGCATGTGGAGCCACTTGGTTGGCGAACAAACACGCGGAGGTATTGGCAGCCGTTTTGGTCAGGGCGAGAGTCAGCTTGAAGTTGACCGCCGACTGATTCGCAACAGGATAGCGATGCTTAAGCGAGAATTACGCGAACTTGAACAGCGGCGGAACGTGCAAAGCAAATTGCGCTGGGATTCAGGCGTCTTCAGCGTTGCCCTTGCTGGATATACCAATGCCGGCAAGTCTACGCTTCTTAATAAGCTTACTGACGCGTCCGTATATGCGAAAGACGAGCTCTTTGCGACACTTGATCCGACGACACGAGCCATAACGCTTGACGAAGGCCGCCGGATCACGTTGACTGATACGGTTGGATTCATACAGAAACTTCCAACAACTCTTATCGAGTCATTTAAGTCGACGCTTGCTGAGGCAAAGGCAGCTGATTTAATCCTTGTGATTGTCGACGCGTCTGATAAAAACAGGGATAAGGAAATTGAGGTTGTCACCTCAATTCTTGCTGATATCCACGCTTCTGCTCAGCGGCAGCTTCTCGTGTTCAATAAAATTGATCTTTTAGAGCATGACGAAATACTGACCCTGAAGGCTTCATATCCAAATGCGGTATGCATTTCCGCTCAGGAAGCAATAGGTTTGCGGGAACTTCTTTATGAAATTACTCGTATTGCTAGTGAAGGAGATGCTGTTATAAGCGCTCTTGTTCCCTTTGAAAAGGGGTTTCTTTTGAAAATGGTACATGAGCGTTGCCGAGTCATACGCGAGCAGTACCTTGCCGAGGGGCTTCAGATTACTGTCCAGGCCGATGAGCGCATGCAGGCTATTCTCAAACCCTATCGAAATGACTAG